One genomic segment of Hydrocarboniclastica marina includes these proteins:
- a CDS encoding phospholipase A: MNRKSASFSVLLVGLGTAISALAQDVNEPGGNGMTNGLPEGQPAPTRIEQCAAIEMGVSRLECYDQFLKPQQTQPVQQETDPDLLDAAESIGLDRETLDEEEARPPSLVEQLLARQQALFSYSGTFVRHRANYLLPVTYGSPVNQAPKSVQFGREPLQEDFSNMEAKFQFSVRIPLLTGLFPERTRLWAAYTQLSFWQAFNRDESSPFRESNYEPEIFLSYEPALKLGPGSIDIVSIGINHQSNGLSDPLSRSWNRLLGNVVYSNNRWVMSASPWYRIPESKSEDNNPDIYKYLGYADYNVTYKLPDETTIGMLFRNNLDFDENRSTVRLDYTFPLSDSVRAYVQYFHGWGETLIDYNHHVKRIGIGITIADWL, encoded by the coding sequence ATGAATCGCAAAAGCGCCAGCTTCAGCGTGCTCCTGGTCGGGCTGGGCACCGCCATATCCGCGCTGGCACAAGATGTTAACGAGCCAGGCGGGAACGGAATGACCAATGGCCTCCCTGAAGGACAGCCCGCCCCGACCCGTATCGAGCAATGCGCCGCCATTGAGATGGGAGTCTCCAGGCTTGAGTGCTACGACCAGTTCCTGAAGCCGCAACAGACCCAGCCCGTACAACAGGAAACCGACCCCGACCTGCTGGATGCCGCAGAATCGATCGGCCTGGATCGGGAAACCCTGGACGAAGAAGAGGCTCGGCCGCCAAGCCTGGTCGAGCAATTGCTGGCACGCCAGCAGGCGCTATTTTCCTACTCCGGTACCTTCGTCCGTCACCGGGCCAACTACCTGCTTCCCGTCACATACGGCAGCCCGGTAAACCAGGCACCCAAAAGCGTGCAGTTCGGGCGGGAGCCGTTGCAGGAAGACTTCTCCAATATGGAAGCCAAGTTCCAGTTCAGCGTGCGCATACCACTGCTGACAGGACTATTCCCGGAACGCACCAGGCTGTGGGCCGCCTATACACAGTTATCGTTCTGGCAAGCGTTCAACCGGGACGAGTCGTCGCCCTTTCGAGAGTCGAACTACGAGCCGGAAATCTTCCTCAGCTATGAGCCCGCCCTGAAGCTTGGGCCAGGATCCATAGACATCGTCAGCATCGGCATAAACCACCAGTCCAACGGCCTTTCCGACCCGCTCTCCCGCAGCTGGAACCGGCTTCTTGGCAATGTCGTCTACAGCAACAACCGCTGGGTGATGTCAGCCAGCCCGTGGTACCGAATACCCGAGAGCAAAAGCGAAGACAATAACCCCGATATCTACAAGTATCTGGGCTACGCCGACTACAACGTCACCTATAAATTACCGGATGAAACGACGATCGGGATGCTTTTCCGGAATAACCTCGATTTTGACGAAAACAGAAGCACCGTCAGGCTGGACTATACTTTCCCTCTGTCAGACTCTGTTCGGGCTTACGTGCAGTATTTCCACGGCTGGGGCGAGACGCTGATTGACTACAATCACCACGTGAAGCGGATCGGGATAGGCATAACCATTGCGGACTGGCTCTGA
- the bfr gene encoding bacterioferritin, whose amino-acid sequence MKGDPKVIQFLNQVLANELTAINQYFLHARMYGNWGLKRLEKKEYDESIDEMKHADRLIERILFLEGLPNLQDLNKLLIGEHVQEMIECDLKIEHKAHADLKAAVQYCEQVQDYASRDLFASIIDSEEDHIDWLETQLEMIQRMGLENFMQLQAMPSE is encoded by the coding sequence GTGAAAGGTGACCCCAAGGTTATCCAGTTTCTGAACCAGGTTCTGGCTAATGAGCTTACGGCTATTAACCAGTATTTCCTGCATGCGCGTATGTACGGCAACTGGGGCCTGAAGCGGCTCGAGAAGAAGGAGTACGACGAGTCCATTGATGAGATGAAGCATGCCGACCGTCTGATCGAGCGCATTCTCTTTCTCGAAGGCCTGCCCAACCTGCAGGATCTGAACAAGCTGCTGATCGGCGAGCACGTGCAGGAAATGATCGAGTGCGATCTCAAGATCGAGCACAAGGCCCATGCTGATCTGAAGGCGGCTGTTCAGTACTGTGAGCAGGTGCAGGATTACGCGTCACGGGATCTTTTCGCGTCAATTATCGATAGCGAAGAGGATCACATCGACTGGCTTGAGACCCAGTTGGAGATGATCCAGAGAATGGGGCTGGAGAACTTTATGCAGCTACAGGCGATGCCCAGCGAGTAG
- a CDS encoding c-type cytochrome, with amino-acid sequence MTNLKRLLLAVVIAAACVGMAVAASMEDQIKERIKPVGEVCVAGQECGSGGGAAASAEAAGEPRSGEAVYSSACTACHSTGAAGAPVVGQADAWAPRIEKGQETLIEHAINGFNAMPAMGACGSCSEEEVASAVKYMIENSQ; translated from the coding sequence GTGACGAACCTGAAGAGACTGCTGCTCGCCGTAGTTATCGCGGCGGCCTGTGTAGGTATGGCCGTGGCGGCCTCCATGGAAGACCAGATAAAAGAGCGTATCAAGCCAGTGGGCGAGGTTTGTGTGGCTGGCCAGGAATGCGGTTCGGGCGGCGGTGCTGCAGCCTCTGCCGAAGCAGCCGGTGAGCCGCGCAGCGGTGAAGCAGTTTACAGTTCTGCGTGCACAGCATGTCACTCGACCGGAGCGGCCGGAGCGCCTGTGGTCGGTCAGGCAGACGCTTGGGCGCCACGCATTGAAAAAGGACAGGAAACGCTGATCGAACATGCGATCAATGGCTTCAATGCGATGCCGGCGATGGGCGCGTGCGGAAGCTGCTCCGAAGAAGAAGTTGCCAGTGCTGTGAAATACATGATCGAGAACAGCCAGTAA
- a CDS encoding AAA family ATPase, producing the protein MTTEAEALTNILAWSADSPGWQRDALRRLATQAALEPVDIDELASICKGDNPAVPLEAGHLRGPNGHQGEVYLRQVHGVRHINALAPDQRLTLHRVGLTIIYGDNGSGKSGYARILKKVCRARMSGRAEEIVPDIYDAAPGNPSATIEYAISGQNRTCAWQLGQAADPALAGISVFDSRTANVHVDDTNDVAYTPFPLKLLGSLAQLCKLIKEKLAADIDQIKAQTPEAIRTPTCSRDTAVGKLMANLTANTAPAIVEELATLTQAEQDRLAQLTADLAGDPARAARQLAALKTKIDGCIVGLDRLFASISDETANDLRRLAVASDAARQAAEAASSALFRDEPLPQIGSEVWQALWASARAFSDTDAYPEQHFPVTDPGSVCLLCQQELTPVAADRLNRFEAFVRDDSQQRAEAARVTYDSALATFKSEAVSLAELTNIVAILRDGLRQDALGVEVRGATLRALWRHRQIRRSHANPNAAVDVPAAEYPRQALVDQAAGIEARANALAAEAGSPARAALLAEKDELADRQWLGGIKADVLGEIERQKKIARLEAAQRETFTNRATTKSTEIAQALVTDALRAQFAREVASFEIADLAVELRQRNSVQGIPRFKVALRRKPTATVGQVLSEGEHRCVALAAFMAELVTTANKSGIVFDDPVSSLDHMHREAVAKRLVAEAAHRQVIVFTHDLAFLFELNRAADDVRPKPQVAISSISRGADKAGFCRSEPPFKARRVSDITTSLNNQLAGERFHFEQGNHDEWRRSVKSIAATLRDTWEIAVEEAVGHVIRRLSNEVRTPGLIKLTAITAVDCEAMRDGFVRCSGLLHSAAAALNRPLPRPEALAAEIDALAAWADNLRHRQNAARLP; encoded by the coding sequence ATGACTACGGAAGCAGAGGCGCTGACTAACATCCTTGCGTGGTCTGCAGATAGTCCCGGCTGGCAGCGCGACGCACTGCGCCGACTTGCAACGCAAGCAGCCTTGGAGCCGGTTGATATCGACGAGCTGGCTTCCATTTGCAAGGGAGACAATCCAGCGGTCCCGCTGGAAGCGGGACACCTTCGCGGACCGAATGGCCATCAAGGGGAAGTCTATCTGCGGCAGGTGCATGGAGTCCGGCATATCAACGCACTGGCTCCCGACCAACGGCTGACTCTCCATCGTGTCGGTTTGACGATCATCTACGGTGACAACGGATCGGGAAAATCCGGCTATGCGCGGATACTCAAGAAAGTTTGTCGCGCCCGTATGTCTGGCCGAGCTGAGGAGATCGTCCCCGACATATATGACGCCGCACCGGGCAACCCGAGCGCCACGATTGAATACGCGATCAGCGGTCAGAATCGTACCTGCGCTTGGCAACTTGGTCAGGCTGCCGACCCCGCGCTTGCAGGTATCAGTGTGTTCGATTCCCGCACAGCAAACGTCCATGTGGATGATACGAATGACGTGGCTTACACACCGTTTCCGCTCAAACTGCTTGGTTCACTAGCGCAGCTGTGCAAGTTGATCAAGGAAAAGCTAGCAGCAGATATTGACCAGATAAAGGCGCAAACGCCGGAAGCTATCAGGACGCCGACATGTAGCAGGGACACAGCGGTCGGCAAACTCATGGCCAATCTCACTGCCAATACTGCGCCGGCGATAGTAGAGGAGTTGGCCACACTCACGCAAGCAGAGCAAGACCGATTGGCACAGCTCACGGCGGACTTGGCTGGTGATCCAGCTCGCGCGGCGCGCCAGCTTGCGGCGTTGAAGACCAAAATTGACGGGTGCATTGTGGGCCTGGATCGGCTATTTGCTTCAATCAGCGACGAGACCGCCAATGACCTGCGTCGCCTTGCCGTTGCTAGCGATGCAGCGCGCCAGGCGGCAGAAGCTGCTTCCAGTGCACTTTTCCGGGACGAACCATTGCCGCAAATCGGATCGGAGGTTTGGCAGGCTCTATGGGCCAGTGCCCGAGCATTTTCTGACACGGATGCCTATCCCGAACAGCACTTCCCTGTGACAGATCCCGGCAGCGTATGTCTGCTTTGTCAGCAGGAATTGACGCCCGTAGCCGCAGATCGCCTCAATCGCTTCGAGGCTTTTGTGCGCGACGACAGCCAGCAACGTGCCGAGGCTGCGCGCGTCACCTATGACAGCGCACTGGCAACGTTCAAGAGTGAGGCTGTTTCGTTGGCAGAGCTTACGAACATTGTGGCAATCCTCCGCGACGGACTGCGCCAAGATGCCTTGGGAGTGGAGGTCAGGGGCGCGACTCTGCGCGCTCTATGGCGTCACCGCCAGATCCGGCGAAGCCACGCGAATCCAAACGCCGCTGTTGATGTACCCGCTGCGGAATATCCGCGTCAGGCGCTGGTCGATCAAGCTGCAGGAATTGAGGCTCGGGCGAACGCCCTCGCCGCGGAGGCTGGATCTCCAGCTCGCGCCGCCTTGCTTGCCGAAAAGGATGAGCTTGCGGATCGGCAATGGCTTGGTGGCATCAAAGCCGATGTTCTTGGCGAAATTGAACGCCAGAAGAAAATCGCACGGCTTGAGGCGGCCCAACGGGAAACTTTCACCAACCGCGCCACCACCAAGAGCACCGAGATCGCTCAGGCTTTGGTGACGGACGCGCTACGCGCGCAATTTGCTCGCGAGGTGGCGAGCTTCGAGATTGCTGACCTCGCTGTGGAGCTTCGACAGCGCAACAGCGTTCAGGGCATCCCTCGCTTCAAGGTCGCACTTAGACGGAAGCCCACAGCTACGGTGGGACAGGTTTTGAGCGAAGGCGAGCATCGCTGCGTTGCCTTGGCCGCGTTCATGGCTGAACTTGTCACCACGGCAAACAAATCCGGCATTGTCTTTGATGATCCCGTTTCCTCGCTCGACCACATGCACCGGGAGGCCGTGGCCAAGCGTCTAGTTGCTGAGGCCGCGCATCGACAGGTCATCGTCTTCACGCATGACCTGGCGTTCCTGTTCGAGTTGAATCGCGCGGCGGACGATGTGCGGCCTAAGCCGCAGGTTGCGATTAGCTCTATCAGCCGGGGTGCTGACAAGGCAGGCTTTTGCCGCAGCGAACCGCCATTCAAGGCGCGTCGGGTCAGTGACATCACCACAAGTCTTAATAATCAGCTTGCGGGCGAACGCTTCCATTTTGAGCAAGGCAATCACGACGAGTGGCGAAGGTCCGTCAAATCCATCGCGGCAACGCTGCGTGATACGTGGGAGATCGCGGTTGAAGAAGCCGTCGGGCACGTCATTCGGCGACTGTCCAATGAAGTGAGGACGCCTGGCTTGATTAAGCTGACCGCGATCACAGCTGTCGACTGCGAGGCTATGCGGGACGGATTTGTTCGCTGTTCCGGGCTGCTGCACAGCGCCGCCGCTGCGTTGAACCGCCCTTTGCCGAGACCGGAAGCATTGGCTGCAGAGATTGATGCGTTGGCGGCTTGGGCGGACAACCTTCGTCATCGGCAGAATGCTGCTAGGTTGCCTTGA
- the rpsO gene encoding 30S ribosomal protein S15, which yields MALNAEEKGTIVKDFQRAEGDTGSPEVQVALLSFNIDKLQGHFKANKQDHHSRRGLIRMVNQRRKLLDYLKRKDASRYVDLIGRLGLRR from the coding sequence ATGGCACTGAATGCCGAAGAGAAAGGCACGATCGTAAAAGACTTTCAACGCGCCGAGGGTGACACCGGTTCACCTGAAGTCCAGGTTGCGCTGCTGAGTTTCAATATCGACAAACTGCAAGGCCACTTCAAGGCTAACAAGCAGGATCACCATTCCCGCCGTGGTCTGATTCGTATGGTCAACCAGCGTCGTAAGCTTCTCGACTACCTGAAGAGAAAAGACGCTAGCCGTTATGTCGACCTGATCGGTCGTTTGGGTCTGCGCCGCTAA
- the pnp gene encoding polyribonucleotide nucleotidyltransferase: MNPVKKSFQFGDHTVTLETGRIARQATGSVLVTVDDTSVLATVVAAKEAKPDQSFFPLSVHYIEKAYAVGKIPGGFFKREGRMSEKETLTSRLIDRPIRPLFPKGFQNEVQVMLTVMSSNKDVDPDIAAMIGASAALAVSGVPFNGPIGGARVGFTESEGYFLNPTYERLKTSDLNMVVAGTKDAVLMVESEATGLTEDQMLGAVLFAHEAMQPVIENIRELAAAANVQKWDWQSVADNSTLLDTLKGEYESAITEAYTISDKADRYARLAEIRKAAVEKLAGGEAPQYDADEVKSYFGKLEKKIVRGRIIEGHPRIDGRDNKTVRPIEVEVGVLPNAHGSALFTRGETQALVAATLGTARDAQIIDALEGESKDTFLFHYNFPSYSVGEAGRVGPPGRREIGHGKLAKRGVQAVMPNAEEFPYVIRIVSEITESNGSSSMASVCGSSLALMDAGVPLKAPVAGIAMGLIKEENGFAVLTDILGDEDHLGDMDFKVAGTRDGVTALQMDIKIEGITEEIMEIALEQAHQARVHILDEMAKVISTSREKLSEKAPSMLSLRIPSDKIRDVIGKGGATIRGLCEVTGASIDIEDDGLVRVYAANQAAAEDAINRIMEITAEIEVGQTYKGRVERIVDFGAFVNILPGKDGLVHISQIADRRVENVSDELSEGQEVLVKVLDVDARGRVKLSMKEVREGEKPVDFAPAGE, encoded by the coding sequence GTGAATCCAGTTAAAAAATCATTTCAGTTCGGCGATCACACCGTCACCCTAGAGACCGGTCGCATTGCTCGTCAGGCCACCGGCTCTGTGCTGGTCACCGTTGACGACACCTCCGTCCTGGCGACCGTTGTAGCCGCCAAAGAAGCGAAGCCGGATCAGTCCTTTTTCCCGTTGAGCGTGCACTACATTGAAAAGGCGTACGCTGTGGGCAAGATCCCGGGCGGCTTCTTCAAGCGCGAAGGCCGGATGTCGGAAAAAGAAACGCTGACTTCCCGCCTGATTGACCGACCGATTCGCCCGCTCTTCCCCAAAGGATTCCAGAACGAAGTCCAGGTCATGTTGACCGTCATGTCGTCCAACAAAGATGTTGACCCGGATATCGCTGCGATGATTGGCGCGTCCGCCGCCCTCGCTGTTTCCGGGGTACCTTTCAATGGCCCCATCGGCGGCGCTCGGGTTGGTTTTACCGAGAGCGAAGGCTACTTCCTCAACCCGACCTACGAACGCCTCAAGACTTCTGACCTCAACATGGTCGTTGCCGGTACGAAAGATGCCGTGCTGATGGTTGAGTCCGAAGCGACTGGCCTGACCGAAGACCAGATGCTCGGCGCCGTGCTGTTCGCCCACGAGGCCATGCAACCGGTCATCGAGAATATTCGCGAACTCGCCGCTGCAGCTAACGTCCAGAAGTGGGACTGGCAGTCCGTGGCCGACAACAGCACCCTGCTGGACACGCTCAAAGGCGAATACGAAAGCGCGATCACCGAAGCCTACACGATCAGCGACAAGGCCGACCGTTACGCCCGCCTTGCTGAGATTCGCAAGGCCGCCGTTGAAAAACTGGCAGGCGGTGAAGCGCCACAGTACGACGCTGACGAAGTTAAAAGCTACTTCGGCAAGCTGGAGAAGAAAATCGTACGCGGGCGGATCATCGAAGGCCATCCCCGTATCGACGGCCGTGACAACAAGACCGTCCGTCCGATTGAAGTCGAGGTTGGCGTCCTGCCCAATGCCCACGGCTCGGCCCTGTTCACCCGTGGCGAAACCCAGGCACTGGTGGCAGCGACTCTGGGCACGGCCCGGGATGCGCAGATCATCGATGCGCTGGAAGGCGAAAGCAAGGACACCTTCCTGTTTCACTACAACTTCCCGTCCTACTCAGTAGGTGAAGCCGGTAGGGTCGGACCTCCGGGACGCCGGGAAATTGGCCACGGCAAACTGGCCAAGCGCGGTGTTCAGGCTGTCATGCCGAATGCTGAGGAGTTCCCGTACGTAATCCGTATCGTCTCCGAGATCACTGAATCAAACGGTTCAAGTTCCATGGCTTCCGTGTGCGGTAGTTCGCTGGCATTGATGGACGCGGGCGTTCCGCTCAAGGCCCCGGTCGCCGGTATCGCCATGGGCCTGATCAAGGAAGAAAACGGCTTTGCCGTGCTGACTGATATCCTGGGCGACGAAGATCACCTTGGCGACATGGACTTTAAAGTCGCCGGTACCCGTGATGGCGTTACTGCACTGCAGATGGACATCAAGATCGAGGGTATCACCGAAGAGATCATGGAGATCGCGCTGGAGCAGGCTCATCAGGCGCGCGTTCACATTCTCGATGAAATGGCCAAGGTCATTTCTACTTCGCGTGAAAAGCTGTCCGAGAAAGCGCCAAGCATGCTGAGTCTGCGGATCCCGTCAGACAAAATCCGCGACGTCATCGGCAAAGGCGGCGCCACCATACGCGGCCTGTGCGAAGTGACTGGCGCGTCCATCGATATTGAAGATGACGGGCTCGTCCGCGTCTATGCAGCCAATCAGGCGGCCGCTGAAGATGCTATCAACCGCATCATGGAAATTACCGCGGAAATCGAAGTCGGCCAGACCTATAAAGGCCGGGTTGAGCGTATTGTCGATTTCGGCGCGTTTGTGAATATCCTGCCCGGCAAGGACGGGTTGGTTCACATCTCCCAGATTGCCGATCGCCGTGTCGAGAACGTTTCCGATGAGCTTTCCGAAGGCCAGGAAGTCTTGGTCAAGGTACTGGACGTCGACGCCCGGGGCCGCGTGAAGCTCAGCATGAAAGAAGTACGCGAGGGCGAGAAGCCCGTCGACTTCGCTCCGGCTGGCGAGTAG
- a CDS encoding bacterioferritin-associated ferredoxin codes for MIIIITTVHGRGERMYVCMCFGVTDRQIRQAARTGCGSMRELGKELNVGRQCGRCAPMARELLRETRSENYMQLANMLAQPA; via the coding sequence ATGATAATAATTATCACAACGGTTCATGGCAGGGGTGAGCGTATGTATGTCTGCATGTGTTTTGGGGTAACCGACAGGCAAATCCGACAGGCAGCACGCACAGGTTGTGGCAGTATGCGCGAGTTGGGTAAGGAGCTTAACGTCGGTCGCCAGTGTGGTCGGTGCGCGCCCATGGCCCGGGAACTGCTGCGAGAGACTCGCAGTGAGAACTATATGCAACTCGCCAATATGTTGGCCCAGCCCGCCTGA